A portion of the Pseudomonas protegens CHA0 genome contains these proteins:
- a CDS encoding ArsR/SmtB family transcription factor translates to MSLDLDEIIKALAHPVRREILRWLKDPTVEFPDQAHSNEHGVCAGQIDQRCGLSQSTVSAHLATLQRAGLISSRKVGQWHFFKRNEETIQQFLTQMSQQL, encoded by the coding sequence ATGTCCCTCGACCTCGACGAAATAATAAAAGCCCTGGCACATCCGGTTCGCAGGGAAATCCTGCGCTGGCTGAAAGACCCGACTGTCGAATTTCCCGATCAGGCTCACAGCAATGAGCACGGCGTCTGCGCCGGGCAGATCGACCAACGCTGCGGCCTGTCGCAGTCGACCGTGTCCGCCCACCTCGCCACCTTGCAACGCGCAGGCCTGATCAGCAGCCGGAAAGTCGGCCAATGGCATTTTTTCAAACGCAACGAGGAAACCATCCAGCAGTTCCTCACGCAAATGAGCCAACAGCTCTGA
- a CDS encoding ACP phosphodiesterase, translated as MNYLAHLHLGGQRPGQLLGSLYGDFVKGRLQGQFSPEVEAAIQLHRRIDTYTDSHPLVVAALSRFSLTRRRYAGIVIDVFFDHCLARDWQHYADRPLPLFTAEVYRVLAAEPQLPARLAQIAPYMAADDWLGSYREFAVLEQVLRGIARRLSRPEELTAAMVELERLYEPLSEDFRAFYPQLQAFAAQHIQLP; from the coding sequence ATGAATTATCTCGCACATCTGCACCTTGGCGGCCAGCGCCCGGGTCAATTACTCGGCAGCCTGTATGGCGATTTCGTCAAGGGACGCCTGCAAGGGCAGTTTTCGCCCGAGGTCGAGGCGGCGATCCAGCTGCATCGGCGCATCGATACCTACACTGACAGTCACCCGCTGGTGGTGGCGGCGCTGTCGCGTTTCTCCCTGACGCGAAGGCGTTACGCCGGCATCGTCATCGACGTGTTCTTCGACCATTGTCTGGCCCGGGACTGGCAGCATTACGCCGACCGGCCCCTGCCGCTGTTCACCGCCGAGGTGTACCGGGTGCTGGCGGCCGAGCCGCAGTTGCCGGCGCGGCTGGCGCAGATTGCGCCTTACATGGCGGCGGATGACTGGCTGGGTTCCTATCGCGAGTTCGCGGTGCTGGAGCAGGTGTTGCGGGGGATTGCTCGGCGCCTGTCACGGCCAGAGGAGCTGACCGCGGCGATGGTCGAGCTGGAACGGCTGTATGAACCGTTGAGCGAAGACTTCCGCGCTTTCTACCCGCAATTGCAGGCATTCGCCGCGCAGCACATCCAATTGCCCTGA
- a CDS encoding lysophospholipid acyltransferase family protein, whose translation MRRLRVYGRIARVLLVVALGLSMASIFGLLERLGVANSMVRRQRWSRFFMARLSNALPFQVSVHGELPRQPMLWISNHVSWTDIPLLGMLTPLSFLSKAEVRTWPVAGWLAAKAGSLFIRRGAGDSQLIRKQMTRHLQEQHPLLLFPEGTTTDGRGLRTFHGRLLASAIDADVCLQPVAIRYLRDGQIDTLAPFIGDDDLLSHLMRLFANDRGQVEIHLLKPIACQGQERAALAFQAQQAVQKALFGDVMLPAEPRRNGELVAA comes from the coding sequence ATGCGCCGGCTGCGGGTCTACGGGCGCATCGCCCGAGTGCTGCTGGTGGTGGCGCTGGGCCTGAGCATGGCCAGTATCTTCGGTTTGCTGGAACGCTTGGGGGTCGCCAACTCCATGGTCCGGCGCCAGCGCTGGTCGCGCTTCTTCATGGCACGCTTGAGCAATGCCCTGCCCTTTCAGGTCTCGGTGCATGGCGAGCTGCCCCGCCAACCGATGCTCTGGATCAGCAACCATGTGTCCTGGACCGATATCCCGCTGCTGGGCATGCTGACGCCGCTGTCCTTCCTGTCCAAGGCAGAAGTGCGCACCTGGCCGGTGGCCGGTTGGCTGGCCGCCAAGGCCGGCAGCCTGTTCATCCGCCGCGGCGCCGGTGACAGCCAGTTGATCCGCAAGCAGATGACCCGGCATTTGCAGGAGCAGCACCCACTGCTGCTGTTCCCCGAAGGCACCACCACCGATGGCCGTGGCCTGCGCACCTTCCACGGGCGCTTGCTGGCCAGCGCCATCGATGCCGACGTCTGCCTGCAACCGGTGGCGATCCGTTACCTGCGCGACGGCCAGATCGATACCCTGGCGCCCTTCATCGGCGACGACGATCTGCTCTCGCACCTGATGCGCCTGTTCGCCAATGACCGGGGCCAGGTGGAGATCCACCTGCTCAAGCCGATTGCCTGCCAGGGCCAGGAACGTGCGGCGCTGGCCTTCCAGGCCCAGCAAGCCGTGCAGAAGGCGCTGTTCGGTGATGTCATGCTGCCCGCCGAACCACGCCGCAACGGCGAACTGGTCGCGGCCTGA
- the olsB gene encoding L-ornithine N(alpha)-acyltransferase: MTQIARISDTGTERRLQAERLIGAKALQEAQALRFNVFSGEFNAKLKGAELGLDMDDYDVHCSHIGVRDLNTGRLVATTRLLDHQAASSLGRFYSEEEFSLHGLVQLKGPILEIGRTCVDPAYRNGGTIAVLWGELAEVLNQGGYSYLMGCASIPMQDGGVQAQAIMQRLRERYLCTEHLRAEPKNPLPSLDIPSNVIAEMPPLLKAYMRLGAKICGEPCWDEDFQVADVFILLKRDELCPRYARHFKAAV, from the coding sequence ATGACTCAGATCGCCCGCATCAGCGACACCGGCACTGAACGCCGCCTGCAAGCCGAACGCCTGATCGGCGCGAAGGCTCTGCAAGAAGCCCAGGCCCTGCGTTTCAACGTCTTCAGTGGCGAGTTCAACGCCAAGCTCAAGGGCGCGGAACTGGGTCTGGACATGGATGACTATGACGTTCATTGCAGCCACATCGGTGTGCGCGACCTGAACACCGGGCGCCTGGTGGCCACCACCCGCCTGCTGGACCACCAGGCCGCCAGCAGCCTGGGGCGTTTCTACAGCGAAGAAGAATTCAGCCTGCACGGCCTGGTGCAGCTCAAAGGGCCGATCCTGGAGATCGGCCGCACCTGCGTCGACCCGGCCTACCGCAACGGCGGCACCATCGCCGTGCTCTGGGGCGAACTGGCGGAAGTGCTCAATCAGGGTGGCTACAGCTACCTCATGGGCTGCGCCAGCATTCCCATGCAGGACGGCGGCGTGCAGGCCCAGGCGATCATGCAGCGCCTGCGCGAGCGCTACCTGTGCACCGAGCACCTGCGGGCCGAGCCGAAGAACCCGCTGCCGAGCCTGGACATTCCGTCCAATGTGATCGCCGAGATGCCGCCCCTGCTCAAGGCCTACATGCGCCTGGGCGCGAAGATCTGCGGCGAGCCGTGCTGGGACGAGGATTTCCAGGTCGCCGATGTGTTCATCCTGCTCAAGCGCGACGAGCTGTGCCCGCGCTACGCCCGGCACTTCAAGGCGGCGGTCTGA
- a CDS encoding acyl-CoA dehydrogenase, protein MPWQALLESRERLPANPDLAEGYGALLAHLGNVTPFELAVRGGRLMATPGLAFLVGYQAALRMLWPSAPSSLGALCATERRSLRPADMQTRLEDLRLHGRKDFVTAGDAADWLLVAARCEAPGERAALRLTVVYPGEPGVKVQTLPAIALMPEISHGCLELDNAACELLAGDGWDAYVKPFRTLEDIYVLSAMLAWLYGVGQDSGWPQPLQLQLLGLLAGCAEASRQNPALSSGHILLAGLFVQFEALKPEIGIAFAQGPQLWREQWTRDQALLDLAASARAQRLAKALASL, encoded by the coding sequence ATGCCCTGGCAAGCCCTGCTCGAGAGCCGTGAACGATTGCCCGCCAACCCCGACCTGGCCGAGGGCTACGGGGCTTTGCTGGCGCACCTGGGCAACGTCACGCCCTTCGAACTGGCGGTGCGCGGCGGGCGCTTGATGGCCACCCCGGGGCTGGCCTTCCTGGTGGGCTACCAGGCGGCATTGCGCATGTTGTGGCCCAGCGCGCCGTCCAGTCTGGGGGCTTTGTGCGCGACCGAACGCCGCAGCCTGCGCCCGGCGGACATGCAGACCCGCCTGGAGGATCTGCGCCTGCACGGGCGCAAGGATTTCGTCACTGCCGGCGATGCCGCCGACTGGCTGCTGGTGGCGGCTCGCTGCGAAGCCCCGGGGGAGCGCGCAGCCCTGCGCCTGACGGTGGTCTATCCCGGCGAGCCCGGGGTCAAGGTCCAGACCTTGCCTGCCATTGCCCTGATGCCGGAGATCAGCCACGGCTGCCTGGAGCTGGACAACGCCGCCTGCGAGTTGCTCGCCGGCGACGGCTGGGATGCCTACGTCAAGCCGTTCCGCACCCTGGAAGACATCTATGTCCTGAGCGCCATGCTGGCCTGGCTGTATGGCGTGGGGCAGGACAGCGGCTGGCCGCAGCCTTTGCAGTTGCAACTGCTGGGCTTGCTGGCCGGCTGTGCCGAAGCCAGCCGGCAGAACCCGGCGCTGAGCAGCGGGCACATTCTGCTGGCGGGCCTGTTCGTGCAGTTCGAGGCGCTGAAACCCGAGATCGGCATTGCCTTCGCCCAGGGGCCACAGCTCTGGCGCGAGCAATGGACCCGCGACCAGGCCCTGCTGGACCTCGCCGCCAGCGCTCGCGCACAGCGCCTGGCCAAGGCCCTGGCCTCCCTGTAG
- a CDS encoding serine hydrolase domain-containing protein codes for MPKAWLLLALLLLLSLPARAEEWPALQWSQGTPASGPALQALEYYAFVPRDDESRQGIRTDALLVIRDGRLLYERYAGATGPQTPHLAWSASKSLLAVLLGVAFGEGRFQLQDPAAKFYPPLEAHPDITLADLLHWASGLDWQEDYEYAPLNSSVVAMLYTRGHRDMAAFTAQQAASGPPGQVFRYSSGDSNLLAASLRGMVGEGQYADYPWRALFEPLGITQAVWERDAAGTFVASSYLYLTARDLARIGLLMQRDGRWRDRQLLPKAWVEFCRTPFRGYRANQDVAVAGGHWWLNREVDGAPRPWPDAPADTYAALGHWGQALYVLPAQRLVIVRYGDDRDGSYQHNELLKRVLAAFATPEQP; via the coding sequence ATGCCCAAAGCTTGGTTGCTGCTGGCCCTGCTTCTATTACTCAGCCTGCCGGCCCGGGCCGAGGAGTGGCCGGCGCTGCAATGGAGCCAGGGCACGCCAGCCAGCGGCCCGGCGCTGCAGGCCCTGGAGTATTACGCCTTTGTGCCCCGGGACGATGAGTCCCGCCAGGGCATTCGCACCGACGCCTTGTTGGTGATCCGCGACGGTCGACTGCTCTACGAGCGCTACGCCGGGGCAACCGGGCCACAGACGCCCCATCTCGCCTGGTCTGCCAGCAAGAGCCTGCTGGCGGTGCTGCTGGGGGTGGCCTTTGGCGAGGGGCGGTTCCAGTTGCAGGACCCGGCGGCGAAGTTCTACCCGCCGCTCGAGGCCCATCCCGACATCACCCTGGCGGACCTGCTGCACTGGGCCTCGGGCCTGGATTGGCAGGAAGACTATGAATACGCCCCTCTCAACTCTTCGGTGGTGGCCATGCTCTACACCCGCGGGCACCGGGACATGGCCGCCTTCACCGCGCAACAGGCCGCCTCCGGCCCGCCGGGCCAGGTGTTTCGCTATTCCAGCGGCGACAGCAACCTGCTGGCGGCCAGCCTGCGGGGCATGGTGGGGGAGGGGCAGTATGCGGACTATCCCTGGCGTGCCCTGTTCGAACCCCTGGGCATCACCCAGGCGGTGTGGGAGCGGGATGCTGCTGGCACTTTCGTCGCTTCCTCGTACCTCTACCTGACGGCCCGCGATCTGGCTCGCATTGGCCTGCTGATGCAGCGCGATGGCCGTTGGCGCGACCGGCAATTGCTGCCCAAGGCCTGGGTCGAATTCTGCCGCACGCCCTTTCGTGGCTATCGGGCCAACCAGGACGTGGCCGTGGCGGGCGGGCACTGGTGGCTCAACCGCGAGGTGGACGGGGCGCCAAGGCCCTGGCCGGATGCCCCCGCCGATACCTACGCCGCGCTGGGACACTGGGGCCAGGCGCTGTATGTGCTGCCGGCGCAGCGCCTGGTGATCGTGCGCTATGGCGACGACCGTGACGGCAGCTACCAGCACAATGAACTGCTCAAGCGGGTGCTGGCCGCCTTCGCCACGCCGGAGCAGCCATGA
- a CDS encoding M20 aminoacylase family protein — protein sequence MTRHQHILAWLNDVASDLRAIRQDIHAHPELGFEENRTAALVARSLEEWGYEVHTGVGRTGVVGVLRNGSSPRTLGLRADMDALPIIENTGVPYSSRYSGCMHACGHDGHTTLLLGAARYLAATRQFDGTLNLIFQPAEEGQGGAEAMLADGLLERFPCDALFGLHNMPGLPAGHLGFREGPMMASQDLLNVIVEGVGGHGSMPHLTVDPLVAAASMVMALQTVVARNIDAQEAAVVTVGALQAGEAANVIPQQALLRLSLRALNAPVREQMLERVKAIIRSQAESFGCSVSIEHRPAYPVLVNSPEETEFARKIGVELVGAEAVNGNTPKLMGSEDFGWMLQRCPGSYLFIGNGVAQPMVHNPGYDFNDDILLTGAAYWGALAESWLKPS from the coding sequence ATGACCCGACACCAGCACATTCTTGCCTGGCTCAACGATGTCGCCAGCGACCTGCGGGCCATCCGCCAGGACATTCACGCCCACCCCGAGCTGGGTTTCGAGGAAAACCGCACCGCGGCGCTGGTGGCCCGCAGCCTTGAAGAGTGGGGTTATGAAGTGCACACCGGCGTGGGCCGGACCGGCGTCGTAGGGGTGCTGCGCAACGGCAGCAGCCCCCGCACCCTGGGCCTGCGGGCCGACATGGACGCCCTGCCGATCATCGAGAACACCGGGGTGCCCTACAGCAGCCGCTACAGCGGTTGCATGCACGCCTGCGGGCATGATGGCCACACCACCCTACTTCTCGGGGCGGCCCGTTACCTGGCGGCCACCCGGCAGTTCGACGGCACCCTGAACCTGATCTTCCAGCCGGCGGAGGAGGGCCAGGGTGGCGCCGAGGCCATGCTTGCCGACGGCCTGCTGGAGCGTTTCCCCTGTGATGCCCTGTTTGGCCTGCACAACATGCCAGGGCTGCCGGCCGGGCACCTGGGCTTTCGCGAGGGGCCGATGATGGCCTCCCAGGACCTGCTCAACGTGATAGTCGAAGGCGTCGGCGGCCATGGCTCCATGCCGCACCTGACGGTAGACCCGCTGGTGGCAGCGGCGAGCATGGTCATGGCCTTGCAGACAGTGGTAGCGCGCAACATCGATGCCCAGGAAGCCGCGGTGGTCACCGTCGGGGCCCTGCAAGCGGGCGAGGCGGCCAACGTCATTCCCCAGCAGGCCCTGCTGCGCCTGAGCCTGCGGGCCCTCAACGCACCGGTGCGCGAGCAGATGCTGGAGCGGGTCAAGGCCATTATCCGCAGCCAGGCCGAGAGTTTCGGTTGCTCGGTCAGCATCGAGCATCGCCCGGCCTATCCGGTGCTGGTCAACAGCCCGGAGGAAACCGAGTTCGCCCGCAAGATCGGTGTCGAGCTGGTGGGGGCCGAGGCGGTCAACGGCAATACGCCGAAGCTGATGGGCAGCGAAGACTTCGGCTGGATGCTGCAGCGCTGCCCGGGCAGCTACCTGTTCATCGGCAACGGCGTGGCCCAGCCGATGGTGCATAACCCGGGTTACGACTTCAACGACGACATCCTCCTCACCGGCGCGGCCTATTGGGGTGCCCTGGCGGAAAGCTGGCTCAAACCGTCCTGA
- a CDS encoding MFS transporter, producing MSVSTPSVSRTRQVVAAVVGNALEWYDFIVYGFLASFIARQFFPAEDEYTSLLMALATFGVGFFMRPVGGVLLGIYSDRRGRKAAMLVIIQLMTLAIAMIVFAPNYAAIGIGAPLLIVVARMLQGFATGGEYASATAYLVESAPPHRKGLYGSWQLVGQCLAVFSGAAMVAAVTHFFSPQTLELWGWRLPFVIGLLIGPVGLWIRKYMEEPQAFVEARKQVRGKGPGLWQVVSAYRRAILVSMCMCCGGTVSFYVVLVNMPTFAHTNLGLPLDQVLLVQMFAVALMTLVIPFAGALSDRIGRRPVLMAFTLAFFVMVYPLYVWVAAAPSIERLLVMQMLLCGAIGGFFGPGPTALAEQFPIEVRSTGVSVAYNVTVMLFGGFAPLIVTWLSKVMATPVAPAFYVLLTSVLSLLGTYCMYDAVRDEKPDAVTLGGES from the coding sequence ATGAGCGTCTCGACTCCCTCTGTTTCCAGGACCCGGCAGGTGGTTGCCGCCGTGGTCGGCAACGCCCTGGAATGGTACGACTTCATCGTCTACGGCTTTCTCGCCAGCTTCATCGCTCGCCAGTTCTTTCCCGCGGAAGACGAATACACCTCGCTGCTGATGGCCCTGGCCACCTTCGGCGTGGGTTTCTTCATGCGCCCGGTGGGCGGTGTGCTGCTGGGGATCTATTCCGATCGCAGGGGCCGCAAGGCGGCGATGCTGGTGATCATCCAACTGATGACCCTGGCCATCGCGATGATCGTGTTCGCCCCCAACTATGCGGCCATCGGTATCGGAGCGCCGCTGCTGATCGTGGTGGCACGCATGCTCCAGGGCTTTGCCACCGGTGGCGAGTACGCCAGCGCCACGGCCTACCTGGTGGAGAGTGCGCCGCCCCACCGCAAGGGCCTTTACGGCTCCTGGCAGTTGGTGGGGCAGTGCCTGGCGGTATTCAGCGGGGCGGCGATGGTGGCGGCGGTGACCCATTTCTTTTCGCCCCAGACCCTGGAACTCTGGGGCTGGCGCCTGCCATTCGTGATCGGCCTGCTGATCGGTCCGGTGGGGCTGTGGATCCGCAAGTACATGGAAGAGCCGCAAGCCTTTGTCGAGGCACGCAAGCAGGTGCGTGGCAAAGGGCCCGGGTTGTGGCAGGTGGTATCGGCCTATCGCCGAGCGATCCTGGTGTCCATGTGCATGTGCTGCGGGGGCACCGTGTCCTTTTATGTGGTGCTGGTGAACATGCCGACCTTTGCCCACACCAACCTCGGCCTGCCCCTGGATCAGGTGCTGTTGGTGCAGATGTTCGCCGTGGCCCTGATGACCCTGGTGATTCCCTTTGCCGGGGCCTTGTCGGATCGCATTGGGCGACGTCCAGTGCTGATGGCGTTCACCCTGGCGTTTTTTGTCATGGTCTATCCCTTGTATGTGTGGGTCGCTGCGGCGCCGTCCATCGAGCGCCTGCTGGTGATGCAGATGCTGCTTTGCGGGGCCATCGGCGGTTTCTTCGGCCCCGGCCCCACGGCCCTGGCCGAGCAGTTTCCCATCGAGGTGCGCTCCACCGGAGTGTCGGTGGCGTATAACGTCACGGTCATGCTGTTCGGTGGCTTTGCGCCGTTGATCGTGACCTGGCTGAGCAAGGTCATGGCCACGCCGGTGGCGCCAGCCTTCTATGTCCTGCTGACCTCGGTCCTCAGCCTGCTGGGTACCTACTGCATGTATGACGCGGTCAGAGACGAAAAACCCGATGCCGTGACCCTGGGAGGTGAGTCTTGA
- a CDS encoding amidase — protein MINPAEPSINASIVDLDALALSRAIHARELSCREVMQAYLAQIERCNPLVNALVSLGDPEALLEQADERDRQLAQGQSMGWMHGMPQAIKDLAATAGMTTSMGSPLFAEHVPQEDAISVARVRASGAIIVGKSNVPEFGLGSHTYNQLFGTTGNAYDSTLCAGGSSGGAAVALALRMLPVADGSDMMGSLRNPAAFNNVFGMRPSQGRVPFGPTPELFVQQLATEGPMGRTVADVARLLGTQAGFDARAPLSLKDLSAQPEAALQRNVKGLRLGWLGDYNGYLAMEQGVLGLCEKALGDFASLGCEVESCQPDFSLAQLWDCWLVHRHWLVQGSLGALYDDPDKRRWLKPEACWEVEGAAKLSAADVYRASQSRSDWYRALQRLFERYDFLLLPTAQVFPFDARQAWPRQIDGQEMDTYHRWMEVVIGPTLAGLPSISIPVGFNLAGLPMGLQIIGPAQADHAVLQLAYAHEQLTQWVRQRPQGNLR, from the coding sequence TTGATCAACCCCGCAGAACCATCGATCAATGCGTCGATTGTCGACCTGGATGCCCTGGCGCTGTCCCGGGCCATCCATGCCCGCGAGCTGTCCTGCCGCGAAGTGATGCAGGCCTACCTGGCGCAGATCGAGCGCTGCAATCCACTGGTCAATGCCCTGGTCTCGCTGGGGGACCCCGAGGCCCTGCTGGAGCAGGCCGACGAGCGAGACCGGCAGTTGGCCCAGGGCCAGTCCATGGGCTGGATGCACGGCATGCCCCAGGCGATCAAGGACCTGGCGGCCACCGCCGGGATGACCACCAGCATGGGTTCGCCGCTGTTTGCCGAGCATGTGCCCCAGGAGGATGCCATCAGCGTGGCGCGGGTCCGGGCCAGTGGCGCGATCATCGTCGGCAAGAGCAACGTGCCCGAGTTTGGCCTGGGCTCCCATACCTACAACCAGCTGTTCGGCACCACGGGCAACGCCTACGACAGCACCCTGTGTGCCGGCGGCAGCAGCGGCGGCGCCGCGGTGGCTCTGGCCCTGCGCATGCTGCCGGTGGCCGACGGTAGCGACATGATGGGCTCGTTGCGCAACCCCGCAGCCTTCAACAACGTGTTCGGCATGCGCCCCTCCCAGGGCCGGGTGCCGTTCGGCCCGACTCCGGAACTGTTCGTGCAGCAGTTGGCCACCGAAGGTCCCATGGGGCGCACGGTGGCCGACGTGGCGCGGCTGTTGGGTACCCAGGCCGGGTTTGACGCCCGGGCGCCTCTGTCGCTGAAGGACCTATCGGCGCAACCGGAGGCGGCGCTGCAACGAAATGTGAAGGGCCTGCGCCTGGGCTGGCTGGGGGACTACAACGGCTACCTGGCCATGGAGCAGGGCGTACTGGGCCTGTGCGAAAAGGCCCTCGGGGATTTCGCCAGCCTGGGCTGCGAGGTGGAAAGCTGCCAGCCGGACTTTTCCCTGGCCCAGCTTTGGGATTGCTGGCTGGTACACCGCCACTGGCTGGTCCAGGGCTCCCTGGGGGCGCTGTACGACGACCCGGACAAGCGCCGCTGGCTCAAGCCGGAAGCGTGCTGGGAAGTGGAGGGCGCGGCGAAGCTGAGCGCGGCGGATGTGTATCGCGCTTCCCAGAGCCGCAGCGACTGGTATCGCGCGTTGCAGCGCCTGTTCGAGCGTTACGATTTCCTGCTGCTGCCCACCGCCCAAGTGTTCCCTTTCGATGCACGGCAAGCCTGGCCGCGGCAGATCGATGGGCAGGAAATGGACACTTACCACCGCTGGATGGAAGTGGTGATCGGCCCGACCCTGGCCGGCTTGCCCAGTATCAGCATTCCGGTGGGTTTCAACCTGGCCGGTTTGCCCATGGGGCTGCAGATCATCGGTCCGGCCCAGGCCGACCACGCCGTGCTGCAATTGGCTTACGCCCATGAGCAGCTGACGCAGTGGGTGCGGCAGCGGCCGCAGGGCAACCTGCGGTAA
- a CDS encoding IclR family transcriptional regulator: MASKVETGSVRSVERALAIVELIGQHQALGLEELHYLTGLAKATVSRMLLTLQEQGWIYRGLSDRRYRLSARSLFGDSRQRFKRQMVEQAAPWLLELSARTGLVTDLSSFDGESLEVLESAVPEVLRKRYPSNSRIVGQHASLFHSAMGKACLGALASAEVERLAEQEQVPAEARQQCLESQHLGFGQRTEGHWEYPVRLPFLIRAVALPLQAEGRVIGSIALHWPRDLACVEQVRNRHLWLLAETVEQVQKDIA, translated from the coding sequence ATGGCCAGCAAGGTAGAAACCGGCAGCGTGCGCTCTGTGGAGCGGGCCCTGGCCATTGTCGAGCTGATCGGCCAGCACCAGGCCCTGGGCCTGGAGGAGCTGCACTACCTGACGGGCCTGGCCAAGGCCACGGTATCGCGCATGCTGCTGACCCTGCAGGAACAGGGCTGGATCTATCGAGGCCTGAGTGACCGGCGCTACCGCCTGAGCGCCCGGAGCCTGTTCGGTGACAGCCGGCAGCGCTTCAAGCGCCAGATGGTGGAGCAGGCGGCGCCCTGGTTGCTGGAATTGAGTGCACGTACCGGGTTGGTCACCGACCTGTCGAGCTTCGACGGCGAGAGCCTGGAGGTCCTGGAAAGTGCGGTGCCCGAGGTATTGCGCAAGCGCTACCCGAGCAACAGCCGGATTGTCGGCCAGCATGCCAGCCTGTTTCATTCGGCCATGGGCAAGGCCTGCCTGGGGGCCCTGGCCAGTGCAGAAGTCGAGCGTCTGGCCGAGCAGGAGCAGGTGCCGGCCGAAGCCCGGCAACAGTGCCTGGAATCCCAGCACCTGGGGTTCGGCCAGCGCACCGAAGGGCACTGGGAATACCCGGTGCGCCTGCCGTTCCTGATCCGCGCCGTGGCCTTGCCGCTGCAGGCCGAAGGCCGGGTGATCGGCAGTATCGCCCTGCACTGGCCGCGGGACCTGGCCTGTGTCGAACAGGTGCGCAACCGCCACCTGTGGCTACTGGCGGAAACCGTCGAGCAGGTGCAGAAAGACATCGCCTGA
- a CDS encoding OprD family outer membrane porin produces the protein MRAEQRYLSGLLCCLVAGGALAEGFFEDSRRSLRYSQSYWKENDGGGFGPTRDEWVQATQFSFSSGWYREVLGLDYSYGLADALHVGRDANNISNLRADRSVQQPHGIAKPLELYLRGRWVDEAGTFSAGVGKKSRQYQLYRDDRYSRILPAATLGQDLSYERGALSLNFSRIDGFSPRNDSGWSQDLRNYRGQRIDDLRLYALGHVLPGGSNLQLEYGVARDYLRASSVKLTHSFELAPERGIDVYAIWGRQQDAGKRFEYSGVRGLYEAERSHDARHLDLLFKYRFSRYYAGLTWNKVWGDDYDRTFFAQDNGTWNSSGKLFYYFGLQDEEMFKLLGGMDFADFGLPRLKLDMHYAASNHAKGYAGFSRREFQSVLRYAFDGWFDGLDVAWLHGRFRTHGEPDGIQRQSLSGGPAGIISHSAERFYLNYTYRF, from the coding sequence ATGCGGGCTGAGCAACGTTATCTGAGCGGGTTGTTGTGTTGTCTGGTGGCCGGTGGGGCCTTGGCCGAGGGCTTTTTCGAGGACAGCCGCAGGTCCTTGCGTTACAGCCAGTCCTACTGGAAGGAAAACGACGGGGGAGGGTTCGGTCCGACCCGGGATGAATGGGTACAGGCCACCCAGTTCAGCTTCAGTTCCGGCTGGTACCGCGAGGTGCTGGGGCTCGACTACAGCTATGGCCTGGCCGATGCCTTGCACGTAGGGCGAGACGCCAACAACATCAGCAACCTGCGAGCCGACCGCAGCGTGCAGCAGCCCCATGGCATCGCCAAGCCACTCGAGCTGTACCTGCGTGGGCGCTGGGTGGATGAAGCCGGAACCTTCAGCGCCGGAGTGGGGAAAAAAAGCCGGCAATACCAGCTTTACCGCGACGATCGCTATTCGCGCATCCTGCCGGCGGCCACCCTGGGCCAGGACCTGAGCTACGAGCGTGGCGCGCTGAGCCTGAACTTCAGCCGCATCGACGGTTTCAGCCCGCGCAACGACTCGGGCTGGAGCCAGGACCTGCGCAACTATCGAGGGCAGAGGATCGATGACCTGCGGCTCTATGCCCTGGGTCATGTGTTGCCTGGTGGCAGCAACCTGCAGCTTGAATACGGCGTGGCCCGGGACTACCTGCGCGCGTCCTCGGTGAAACTGACCCACAGTTTCGAACTGGCCCCCGAGCGCGGCATCGATGTGTATGCCATCTGGGGGCGCCAACAGGATGCCGGCAAGCGCTTCGAGTATTCCGGCGTGCGCGGCCTGTATGAGGCGGAGCGCTCTCACGATGCTCGGCATCTGGATCTGCTGTTCAAGTACCGGTTCAGCCGCTACTACGCCGGGCTGACCTGGAACAAGGTCTGGGGTGACGACTATGACCGCACCTTCTTCGCCCAGGACAACGGCACCTGGAACAGCAGCGGCAAGCTGTTCTACTACTTCGGCCTGCAGGACGAGGAGATGTTCAAGCTGCTGGGAGGCATGGATTTCGCCGACTTCGGCTTGCCGCGGCTGAAGTTGGATATGCACTACGCTGCCTCCAATCACGCCAAAGGCTACGCAGGTTTTTCCCGCCGGGAATTTCAGAGCGTGCTGCGCTATGCCTTCGACGGCTGGTTCGATGGGCTCGATGTCGCCTGGCTGCACGGGCGCTTTCGTACCCACGGGGAGCCCGACGGCATCCAGCGCCAGAGCCTCTCCGGAGGACCGGCAGGCATCATCAGCCATAGCGCCGAACGCTTCTACCTGAACTATACCTACCGCTTCTAG